A genomic region of uncultured Roseibium sp. contains the following coding sequences:
- a CDS encoding helix-turn-helix domain-containing protein, whose amino-acid sequence MKRQGFQASLVAEFSDVDQLCHDIRYWDLQFQPLGSVPVRRTIAKIIQGHAAQFDCTYARFHMNFDQRGAPPQGKVTFTIPGKRLQELWWRGHSTGENDVLVYLPGTELRSISAEDFEVHLIAVDVAVIADYFKRCGLTVPDPAKLPSVFRAPDTILAKARSILGKLDEQPALVDPCTLDAIVEKLVCCWVVQTGLQPRSLAPNASRIVMEEIVAAVASDDIADLRISELCRRGGISRRALEIAFQDKFGTGPAAFVKSARLAHARRQLQLAADVDVTIADVMDDVGFSHVGQFAQDYRRMFGERPSDTLRRYS is encoded by the coding sequence TTGAAGAGACAAGGTTTTCAGGCCAGCCTCGTTGCCGAATTTTCGGACGTCGACCAGCTGTGCCACGACATCCGGTATTGGGATCTTCAGTTTCAGCCCCTCGGCTCGGTTCCGGTACGGCGGACCATCGCCAAAATCATTCAGGGACATGCGGCTCAGTTCGATTGCACCTATGCGCGCTTTCACATGAATTTCGACCAGCGCGGGGCGCCGCCACAGGGAAAGGTCACGTTCACCATCCCCGGAAAGAGGCTGCAGGAACTCTGGTGGCGGGGGCACAGCACCGGGGAAAACGATGTTCTCGTCTATCTGCCCGGAACGGAGCTCAGATCGATCTCGGCCGAAGATTTCGAGGTTCACCTGATTGCGGTCGACGTTGCGGTGATTGCAGATTATTTCAAACGGTGCGGTCTGACCGTGCCTGATCCGGCGAAACTTCCGAGCGTCTTTCGGGCTCCGGACACTATCCTGGCGAAAGCGCGTTCCATACTCGGAAAACTCGACGAGCAACCGGCGCTTGTCGACCCTTGCACGCTGGATGCAATCGTGGAGAAACTGGTCTGTTGCTGGGTCGTTCAGACCGGTCTGCAGCCACGGAGCCTTGCACCGAACGCGTCACGCATCGTGATGGAGGAAATCGTGGCCGCGGTCGCCTCCGATGACATTGCCGATCTGCGGATTTCAGAACTCTGCCGACGGGGAGGAATTTCCCGGCGGGCGCTGGAGATTGCTTTCCAGGACAAGTTCGGCACGGGACCGGCAGCGTTCGTGAAGTCGGCCCGGCTTGCGCATGCCAGGCGGCAACTGCAATTGGCCGCGGATGTTGACGTCACGATCGCCGATGTCATGGATGACGTGGGGTTTTCCCATGTCGGGCAGTTCGCACAGGACTACCGCAGGATGTTCGGCGAAAGGCCGTCCGACACCTTGAGGCGTTACAGCTGA
- a CDS encoding sulfatase-like hydrolase/transferase codes for MRVTSAFLLTLAIGYTGANAQDNPIIRDGEFEYLHAQKKEEWAEQDQRIETRLSEIREANGGKPPNILYILIDDVSFGQMGNRTLNYVTGIETPNINELASEGLSLMRMYTEPSCTPTRTAMLTGRHPVRAGVEEVKVALVGEGLSAEEVTIAEILKQAGYNTAHVGKWHQGDIEQAYPHNQGFDWAAFPLHQQVQLSLMTREAMTANNMLGFHSSGQSNQFAIDQRFKPYGLVTGVEAEAGGMAREVDMAAGEEWTQAKYEDMNERYQRQILQQLERLAGEDEPFFLQYWPLYPLNFVYPDQAISRNGGFHADKLQLLDGWIGDLLTRVEELGLRDNTIVILMADNGLMYHYEGSSGLNQLIYRGGKTQHLEGGVRTDAFVRWPGIIEAGSAAGDIIHVSDLFTTFARIADATEFIPRDRVIDGLDQTALLLEGEGNSRRDYVYVYEGPLLRSVVKQEFKMHLPAPGVPGAAAPVYNIYRDPREEHPLVGYSLWSGASFQDMVKRHQKTIAKHHHLPLGKGVPYEGIENLRPESELTREVFASWQ; via the coding sequence ATGAGAGTGACATCGGCATTTCTGCTGACATTGGCGATCGGTTACACCGGTGCGAATGCGCAGGACAACCCGATCATCCGCGATGGTGAGTTCGAATACCTGCATGCTCAGAAGAAAGAGGAATGGGCGGAACAGGACCAGAGAATCGAGACAAGGCTCAGCGAGATACGAGAGGCGAACGGCGGCAAGCCGCCGAATATTCTCTACATTCTGATCGACGATGTCAGTTTCGGCCAGATGGGCAATCGCACCCTCAACTACGTTACCGGGATAGAGACGCCGAACATCAACGAACTCGCGTCCGAGGGCCTTTCCCTGATGCGCATGTATACCGAGCCGTCCTGTACACCGACCCGGACGGCAATGCTGACCGGACGCCATCCGGTCCGTGCCGGGGTCGAGGAGGTCAAGGTTGCGCTGGTCGGTGAAGGCCTGTCTGCGGAAGAAGTCACGATTGCCGAAATTCTGAAACAGGCCGGCTACAACACCGCCCACGTGGGCAAATGGCACCAGGGCGACATCGAACAGGCCTATCCGCACAATCAGGGGTTCGACTGGGCGGCCTTCCCGCTTCACCAGCAGGTTCAGCTCAGCCTCATGACCCGTGAAGCCATGACCGCGAACAACATGCTGGGCTTCCACTCTTCGGGCCAGAGCAACCAGTTCGCCATCGACCAGCGCTTCAAACCCTATGGCCTTGTAACGGGTGTCGAAGCCGAGGCCGGCGGCATGGCCCGGGAAGTCGACATGGCCGCAGGCGAAGAATGGACCCAGGCCAAATACGAGGACATGAACGAGCGCTATCAGCGTCAGATACTCCAGCAGCTCGAACGGCTGGCCGGCGAGGACGAACCCTTTTTCCTGCAGTACTGGCCGCTCTACCCGCTCAATTTCGTATATCCCGACCAGGCGATATCCAGAAACGGCGGCTTCCATGCTGACAAGTTACAGCTTCTGGACGGCTGGATTGGAGATCTCCTGACCAGGGTCGAGGAATTGGGGTTGCGCGACAACACCATCGTCATCCTGATGGCGGACAATGGCCTGATGTATCACTACGAAGGCTCGTCCGGCCTCAATCAACTGATCTACAGGGGCGGCAAGACACAGCACCTTGAAGGGGGGGTGCGAACCGATGCCTTCGTCCGGTGGCCCGGCATCATCGAAGCGGGCAGCGCCGCCGGTGACATCATCCACGTTTCGGACCTGTTCACCACGTTCGCCCGGATCGCAGACGCGACCGAATTCATTCCCAGGGATCGCGTGATTGACGGTCTTGACCAGACAGCGTTGCTCCTGGAAGGCGAAGGCAATTCAAGGCGCGACTATGTCTACGTATACGAGGGACCGCTGCTGCGGTCGGTCGTCAAGCAGGAGTTCAAGATGCACCTGCCGGCACCCGGCGTCCCCGGTGCGGCCGCGCCCGTCTACAACATTTATCGCGACCCGCGTGAGGAGCATCCCCTGGTTGGCTATTCGCTTTGGTCCGGGGCCTCATTCCAGGACATGGTCAAGCGTCACCAGAAAACGATTGCGAAACACCACCACCTGCCACTCGGAAAAGGCGTGCCCTACGAGGGGATCGAAAACCTCCGGCCGGAAAGCGAACTCACGCGCGAAGTATTTGCCAGCTGGCAATGA
- a CDS encoding DUF3179 domain-containing (seleno)protein, translating into MAIIGNLLFYAGLAVSLVIGLLYFRDLGDVTQMVLKVKRDNMARFIRNEYRLLAVGLSAAAVMTLSHLLLSGGPFWLWLVAVLLLIVLYAFPYVWVHVGLRNQKNSAKYLPVRDAMEWVSPSSQVLVIENNGVARAHPDAQIMRPHLAGDREGLDGENVIMTYCAMANLGIGYTPKIEGQDLDLEVLAQHGNNLILRDNRTGEPIQQIYGFRDRDGTPSENGATCPVRPQLAMRPWPTFRMTMRGFKKAYPDGKVFINRPSENPFLFLFDLAIETIFSSEISRQHRVNEPIIGNMNRTADKRLHNKTYVWGVDIDGDAVCWTDDFVIENGNTVNARVGTSDLVVAWDPKFESLGVWYNDTGAPVTEIDFFGMTPAGKLQRVENLRPGMFWHVWAEYFPNTDINRIGEASGKNETSGAETEAAQ; encoded by the coding sequence ATGGCAATTATTGGAAATCTACTTTTCTACGCTGGCCTTGCCGTCTCACTTGTCATCGGCCTCCTCTACTTCCGGGATCTCGGCGACGTGACCCAGATGGTTCTGAAGGTGAAGCGGGACAACATGGCCCGGTTCATCCGCAACGAGTACCGGCTTCTTGCCGTCGGACTGTCTGCGGCAGCGGTGATGACGCTGTCCCATTTGCTGTTGTCAGGAGGCCCGTTCTGGCTCTGGCTTGTCGCCGTTCTGCTGCTGATCGTCCTTTATGCCTTTCCCTATGTCTGGGTGCATGTCGGCCTTAGGAACCAGAAGAATTCGGCGAAATACCTTCCCGTCAGGGACGCAATGGAATGGGTCAGCCCGTCCAGCCAGGTCCTTGTCATCGAGAACAACGGCGTCGCCCGCGCGCATCCGGACGCCCAGATCATGCGCCCGCATCTTGCCGGCGACCGGGAAGGGCTGGACGGCGAAAACGTCATCATGACCTATTGTGCGATGGCCAATCTGGGGATCGGCTACACGCCGAAGATCGAGGGACAGGACCTGGACCTTGAGGTGCTGGCGCAGCACGGCAACAATCTGATCCTGCGCGACAACCGGACCGGCGAACCGATCCAGCAGATCTACGGGTTTCGCGACCGGGACGGAACCCCTTCCGAAAATGGCGCCACCTGCCCTGTCCGGCCGCAATTGGCCATGCGTCCCTGGCCAACTTTCCGGATGACTATGCGCGGATTCAAAAAGGCCTATCCCGACGGCAAGGTCTTCATCAACAGGCCGTCGGAAAACCCGTTCCTGTTTCTGTTCGACCTCGCCATTGAGACCATCTTTTCATCTGAAATCTCCCGCCAGCACCGGGTGAACGAACCGATCATCGGGAACATGAACCGCACTGCCGACAAGCGCCTGCACAACAAGACCTATGTCTGGGGCGTCGACATCGACGGCGACGCGGTTTGCTGGACGGATGATTTCGTCATTGAAAACGGCAACACCGTCAATGCCCGGGTAGGAACGAGCGATCTGGTGGTCGCATGGGATCCGAAATTCGAGAGCCTCGGCGTCTGGTACAACGACACGGGCGCACCGGTCACGGAGATCGATTTCTTCGGCATGACGCCGGCCGGAAAACTCCAGCGGGTCGAAAACCTCCGCCCTGGAATGTTCTGGCACGTATGGGCCGAATACTTTCCCAACACCGACATCAACCGGATCGGCGAGGCCTCGGGGAAAAACGAAACAAGCGGCGCTGAAACCGAAGCCGCGCAGTGA
- a CDS encoding sulfatase-like hydrolase/transferase yields the protein MNRLLTAMTFALLTVPAHAQNAPIVHDAEYYILQAQNGEKWAEEDAALDTALAEIRDRNDGKPPNIFYILIDDIGFGDLGSATLNAIRGYKTPAINELASEGMRLARMYTEPSCTPTRVAFMTGRQPHRNGMGNTQVELSGFGLADAEVTLAEVLSEAGYNTSHVGKWHMGDIQASWPNFQGFDYAVFPVHQQGQLTIYHDDAADEEVSIGIGDNNYNDRYTLDRWFRTDASAWSPASRAPATNPFRKWRWPPANAGTKPSTTK from the coding sequence ATGAACAGACTGCTGACGGCAATGACATTCGCACTGCTGACTGTGCCCGCCCATGCGCAGAACGCACCCATCGTCCATGACGCGGAATACTACATTCTCCAGGCCCAGAACGGTGAGAAATGGGCCGAGGAGGATGCCGCTCTCGATACCGCCCTCGCCGAAATCCGCGACCGCAATGACGGCAAACCGCCGAACATCTTCTACATCCTGATCGATGATATCGGCTTTGGCGATCTCGGCAGCGCAACCCTGAACGCCATTCGCGGCTACAAGACGCCTGCGATCAACGAACTTGCCAGCGAAGGCATGCGGCTTGCCCGCATGTATACCGAACCCTCCTGCACCCCCACCCGCGTTGCCTTCATGACGGGGCGCCAGCCCCATCGCAACGGCATGGGCAATACGCAGGTAGAGCTCTCCGGTTTCGGCCTTGCGGACGCGGAAGTCACGCTGGCGGAGGTCTTGTCCGAAGCCGGCTACAACACGTCTCATGTCGGCAAGTGGCACATGGGTGACATTCAGGCCTCCTGGCCGAATTTCCAGGGCTTCGACTACGCCGTTTTCCCCGTCCATCAGCAGGGGCAGCTGACCATCTACCATGACGATGCAGCAGACGAGGAAGTTTCGATCGGCATCGGCGACAACAACTACAATGATCGCTACACACTGGACCGCTGGTTCCGGACGGACGCGTCCGCCTGGTCACCGGCGTCGAGGGCACCCGCAACGAACCCGTTCAGGAAGTGGAGATGGCCACCGGCGAACGCTGGAACGAAGCCAAGTACCACGAAATGA
- a CDS encoding sulfatase-like hydrolase/transferase, which translates to MATGERWNEAKYHEMNVRYQNQAMAQLRELATKDEPFFLQYWPLYPLTGPRTTTDEYTTPNGGIYVEKMKLVDQWIGDLMREMDTLGIADNTIVIVMGDNGHFTKYSPQSGYTPMIFKGGKGTTTEGGVRVDAFVRWPGVIEANSVVGDMVHVSDLFTTLARLGGARGNIPTDRIIDGIDQTSLLLNGEEFGRRDYVFLYNINKLEAVVKEQYKLAIPGGSIENAILADFYDLFRDPQEKYPVSTEIGAWGSAKFVNMLQRHLMRKQKYPDMKPDVGMPYDGVTNLRPETQAMLEEWLFMRKTPEQ; encoded by the coding sequence ATGGCCACCGGCGAACGCTGGAACGAAGCCAAGTACCACGAAATGAACGTCCGTTATCAGAACCAGGCGATGGCACAACTGCGCGAACTCGCCACGAAGGACGAACCTTTCTTCCTGCAGTACTGGCCGCTCTACCCGCTCACCGGTCCACGCACCACGACGGATGAATACACAACCCCGAATGGCGGCATCTACGTTGAGAAGATGAAACTTGTCGACCAGTGGATCGGCGACCTCATGCGCGAAATGGACACGCTGGGTATCGCCGACAACACCATCGTCATCGTCATGGGCGACAACGGCCATTTCACGAAATACTCACCGCAATCCGGATACACTCCGATGATCTTCAAGGGCGGCAAGGGCACAACGACGGAAGGCGGCGTACGCGTCGATGCCTTCGTTCGTTGGCCCGGCGTCATCGAGGCAAACTCGGTCGTCGGTGACATGGTGCATGTCAGTGACCTCTTCACCACCCTCGCCCGCCTCGGCGGCGCCAGGGGCAACATCCCGACAGACCGCATCATCGACGGCATCGACCAGACATCGCTGTTGCTGAACGGTGAGGAATTCGGCCGCCGCGATTACGTATTCCTTTACAACATCAACAAGCTGGAAGCCGTGGTGAAGGAACAGTACAAGCTGGCGATCCCGGGCGGCAGCATCGAGAATGCCATTCTCGCCGACTTTTACGACCTCTTCCGCGATCCTCAGGAAAAGTATCCGGTATCCACCGAAATCGGCGCCTGGGGCAGCGCGAAATTCGTCAACATGCTGCAGCGCCATCTTATGCGGAAGCAAAAATATCCGGACATGAAGCCGGATGTCGGCATGCCCTATGACGGGGTGACAAACCTGCGCCCTGAAACACAGGCCATGCTCGAGGAATGGCTGTTCATGCGGAAAACGCCAGAGCAATAA
- a CDS encoding cupin domain-containing protein has protein sequence MQLPDFIKNFPALDIPFPEDVVTSHAIQSDAGLVVFFDFQKDFVLPPHAHLAQWGTVLDGEIEFTIDGETKTLGPGTIYDIPSGAEHGAVIKAGTKVIDVFEEAHRYPVKG, from the coding sequence ATGCAGTTACCGGATTTCATCAAGAATTTTCCCGCACTGGACATCCCGTTTCCCGAGGATGTGGTGACCTCGCATGCGATCCAGTCGGATGCCGGGCTTGTTGTCTTTTTCGATTTTCAGAAGGATTTCGTTTTGCCGCCCCATGCCCATCTTGCCCAATGGGGAACGGTGCTGGACGGGGAGATCGAATTCACGATCGACGGGGAGACGAAAACCCTTGGCCCCGGCACCATCTACGACATCCCGAGCGGTGCCGAGCATGGTGCTGTCATAAAGGCGGGCACGAAGGTCATCGACGTGTTCGAGGAAGCGCACCGCTACCCGGTCAAGGGGTGA
- the chrA gene encoding chromate efflux transporter: protein MPRQSETARSPAGSAPLYRDMAVSWRRLFAVFGGIGLLSFGGPAAQIALMHRKLVEETGWLSERAYANALGFCMLLPGPEAMQLATYCGWKLRGTSGGLVAGLLFVIPGAIAIFALAGLYAVLGNVSLMSQLFLGIKAAVLVVVLEALLRLSRRALKERREWIIAGLAFVAIFFLSLPFPLIVLAAALFGAATGRGTGRCEGDGGAGSLAGTSASFAGTLVRISVWLALWLGPLALLDWWGGAPVLSELGWFFSKLAVVTFGGAYAVLAYMAQDVVTLHGWLSAGEMMDGLGLAETTPGPLILVTQFVGFLAAFQTGGLWLGLAGGLIALWATFVPCFLWIFAGAPYIDRISALPRLQSALSAIIAAVVGVVLNLSVWFALHVVFGSVSAEQWGWLTLWVPELASLDWRVPVLAIFGGLLLLRFHVNLIWTLLAAALAGVVLSQVG, encoded by the coding sequence ATGCCACGACAGTCAGAAACTGCCCGGTCTCCCGCCGGGTCCGCTCCGCTGTACAGGGATATGGCGGTTTCGTGGAGGCGTCTGTTTGCCGTATTCGGCGGCATCGGCCTTCTGTCATTCGGCGGTCCCGCGGCTCAGATCGCGCTGATGCATCGCAAGCTGGTCGAGGAAACCGGCTGGCTCTCCGAGAGGGCCTACGCCAACGCCCTCGGCTTCTGCATGCTTCTGCCGGGACCGGAAGCCATGCAGCTTGCGACCTATTGCGGCTGGAAGCTGCGGGGCACTTCAGGCGGGCTGGTTGCGGGACTGCTTTTCGTGATCCCGGGGGCAATTGCCATCTTCGCGTTGGCCGGTCTCTATGCCGTCCTCGGCAACGTTTCGCTGATGTCCCAGCTGTTTCTGGGCATCAAGGCTGCCGTTCTTGTTGTTGTGCTGGAAGCCTTGCTGAGACTTTCGAGGCGGGCCTTGAAGGAGCGAAGGGAATGGATCATTGCCGGTCTTGCTTTCGTGGCCATTTTCTTTCTGTCTCTGCCGTTCCCGCTGATCGTGCTGGCAGCCGCGCTGTTCGGTGCGGCGACGGGCCGGGGAACCGGCCGTTGTGAGGGCGACGGCGGGGCCGGTTCCCTTGCCGGTACCAGCGCTTCCTTCGCCGGGACCCTGGTGCGTATCTCCGTCTGGCTTGCCTTGTGGCTCGGACCGCTGGCTCTGCTCGACTGGTGGGGTGGTGCCCCGGTCCTCAGCGAGCTTGGATGGTTCTTTTCCAAGCTTGCCGTCGTGACCTTCGGCGGTGCATACGCCGTCCTTGCCTATATGGCGCAGGACGTGGTCACCCTGCATGGCTGGCTCAGCGCAGGCGAAATGATGGACGGGCTCGGTCTTGCCGAGACGACCCCCGGGCCGCTGATCCTTGTCACGCAGTTTGTCGGATTTCTCGCCGCCTTCCAGACCGGTGGCCTCTGGCTGGGTTTGGCCGGTGGTCTGATCGCGCTGTGGGCGACCTTTGTTCCCTGCTTCTTGTGGATCTTCGCCGGTGCACCCTACATCGACCGGATATCGGCGTTGCCAAGGCTGCAATCGGCACTCTCGGCCATCATCGCCGCCGTGGTCGGGGTCGTGCTCAATCTCTCGGTCTGGTTCGCACTGCATGTCGTCTTCGGGTCCGTCAGTGCCGAGCAATGGGGGTGGTTGACCCTCTGGGTGCCGGAGCTCGCAAGTCTGGACTGGCGGGTGCCTGTGCTCGCGATTTTCGGCGGCCTTCTCCTGCTCCGCTTCCATGTCAATCTTATCTGGACATTGCTCGCGGCTGCGCTCGCAGGCGTGGTCCTGTCTCAGGTCGGCTGA
- a CDS encoding sulfurtransferase/chromate resistance protein yields MPSLNSISVSQLSRLVGTPDAPVILDVRIDEDFEADPGLIPSSFRHPFRSVDELTGRLQGRRVVVACWKGLKLSEGVAAILRAGGNQAEFLEGGCTGWREAGMPMVPAASLPDRNSEGQTVWVTRHRPKIDRIACPWLIRRFIDPAARFLFVSPAQVDAVAEKFGATPFDVENAFWSHRGDRCSFDTMLEEFKLQSEPLSRLATIVRAADTNRHDLAPEAAGLLAASLGLSRMYKDDLRQLEAGMGLYDAFYRWARDATDEGHDWPTPGGKG; encoded by the coding sequence ATGCCGTCTCTGAACTCCATATCCGTTTCACAGCTGTCACGACTGGTCGGCACACCCGATGCGCCGGTGATCCTTGACGTGCGTATCGACGAGGATTTCGAAGCGGACCCCGGATTGATCCCGTCCTCCTTCCGGCACCCGTTCCGGAGCGTTGACGAGCTTACCGGCCGCCTGCAGGGCAGGCGGGTGGTTGTCGCCTGCTGGAAAGGACTGAAGCTGTCGGAAGGGGTTGCGGCGATCCTGAGAGCCGGCGGCAACCAGGCCGAATTCCTGGAGGGCGGATGCACGGGATGGCGCGAGGCAGGGATGCCCATGGTGCCTGCGGCAAGTCTGCCCGACAGGAATTCCGAGGGGCAGACCGTCTGGGTGACCCGCCATCGACCCAAGATCGACCGGATTGCCTGTCCCTGGCTCATACGTCGGTTTATCGATCCGGCAGCCCGGTTCCTGTTCGTGTCACCGGCTCAAGTCGATGCGGTCGCCGAAAAATTCGGCGCCACGCCGTTCGATGTTGAAAATGCCTTCTGGAGCCATCGCGGCGATCGCTGCAGCTTCGACACGATGCTTGAGGAATTCAAGCTTCAAAGCGAGCCGCTTTCGAGGCTCGCGACCATCGTGCGGGCTGCCGATACCAATCGCCATGACCTGGCACCGGAGGCCGCAGGGCTGCTGGCGGCTTCGCTCGGCCTGTCGCGCATGTACAAGGACGACCTGCGCCAGCTTGAGGCGGGCATGGGTCTCTACGACGCCTTCTACCGCTGGGCGCGCGATGCGACCGATGAAGGACACGACTGGCCGACGCCGGGCGGCAAGGGCTGA
- a CDS encoding response regulator: MSDTDGAPGGPMISRPERSGNIGLLIGLAVLLVGAAAAFAVMDREVAQPFILALLGILAVVGVFCLFAGAIGFLRLSARPGEANPLAAAFVDTMDDGALITDTDGRLVYANTAYAELTGADTPSDIRVVERVFSSDPDAADAIFRLSQAMREGRKVQEEIRMPYPLGRVEGTARWYRVSVRPLQSSGERSGKQMSIWQLADITRDRAEQENSFQELQRVINFLDHAPAGFFSSDSKGRIVYLNATLADWLGYDLAQFDAGDLDLSEIVRGDGTELIRSVKGQAGEVKSETFDLDFVTRNGRGLPVRLLHRVPFGENGQPGDSRTLVLNRSRGEGEEATEALRAAEVRFARFFNNTPISIASLNNEGRVLRTNAPFLKLFGAADTVEESPKLEAYVAENGREDLSRALSAAAKGIGEIAPIDIPLVEGNDPRSATFYVSAVQDGEGDGETAIVYALETTQQRALEAQFAQSQKMQAIGQLAGGVAHDFNNVLTAIIGFSDLLLASHRPTDPSFQDIMNIKQNANRAAGLVRQLLAFSRRQTLRPQQLELNDVLADLSILLDRLLGEKVELKVVHGRDLWPVMADLNQLEQVIVNLAVNAGDAMAEGGRLTIRTSNVEEAQSTQFENTRGMPPGEYTLVEVEDTGHGMPPEIMEKIFDPFFSTKEVGKGTGLGLSTVYGIVKQTGGFIFCTSEVDAGTTFRLFLPRHIPDIVDEPKPEPKETEPEKVADLTGSATILLVEDEEAVRAFAARALASRGYTVHEAGSGNEALEVMEEAGGEIDLVVSDVVMPEMDGPTLLVELRKTQPDLKIIFVSGYAEDAFEENLPEGEQFFFLPKPFTLKQLATTVKDVLNG; this comes from the coding sequence ATGAGTGACACGGACGGAGCGCCGGGCGGGCCGATGATCAGCCGGCCGGAGCGCTCCGGAAATATTGGCCTTCTGATAGGTCTGGCTGTGCTTCTGGTCGGGGCTGCTGCTGCTTTTGCGGTCATGGACCGCGAAGTCGCCCAGCCGTTCATCCTCGCGCTGCTCGGCATTCTGGCAGTGGTTGGCGTTTTCTGCCTGTTTGCCGGCGCCATCGGCTTTCTGCGCCTGTCGGCACGGCCGGGGGAAGCCAATCCGCTGGCTGCCGCCTTTGTCGACACAATGGATGACGGCGCCCTGATCACCGACACCGACGGACGCCTGGTTTATGCCAATACCGCCTATGCCGAACTGACCGGAGCGGACACGCCGTCCGACATCCGCGTCGTCGAACGGGTGTTCTCTTCCGATCCGGACGCCGCCGATGCGATCTTCAGGCTCTCGCAGGCAATGCGCGAAGGGCGCAAGGTTCAGGAAGAGATCCGGATGCCCTATCCCCTCGGCCGCGTCGAGGGAACCGCGCGCTGGTACCGTGTTTCCGTCAGGCCGTTGCAATCTTCCGGGGAGCGCAGCGGCAAGCAGATGTCGATCTGGCAGCTTGCCGACATCACCCGTGACCGGGCCGAACAGGAAAACTCCTTCCAGGAACTTCAGCGGGTCATCAATTTTCTCGATCATGCCCCTGCCGGGTTCTTCTCGAGCGACTCAAAGGGCCGCATCGTCTACCTGAACGCGACGCTCGCCGACTGGCTCGGCTACGATCTCGCGCAGTTCGATGCCGGCGATCTCGACCTTTCGGAAATCGTGCGCGGCGACGGCACCGAGCTGATCCGCTCCGTCAAGGGACAGGCCGGTGAGGTCAAGAGCGAAACGTTCGATCTCGATTTCGTGACGCGCAACGGGCGCGGACTGCCTGTGCGGTTGCTGCACCGGGTTCCCTTCGGTGAAAACGGCCAGCCCGGGGACAGCCGCACGCTGGTTCTGAACCGCTCGCGCGGTGAGGGTGAGGAAGCGACCGAGGCGCTGCGCGCCGCCGAGGTTCGTTTCGCCCGCTTCTTCAACAATACGCCAATCTCGATTGCGTCGCTCAACAACGAGGGCCGGGTCCTGCGCACGAATGCGCCGTTCCTGAAACTGTTCGGTGCCGCCGACACGGTCGAGGAATCGCCCAAGCTGGAGGCCTATGTCGCCGAGAACGGGCGCGAGGATCTGTCCAGGGCCCTTTCCGCAGCGGCCAAAGGCATCGGTGAAATTGCACCGATCGACATTCCGCTGGTCGAAGGGAATGATCCGCGTTCGGCGACCTTCTACGTGTCCGCCGTTCAGGACGGTGAGGGCGACGGCGAGACGGCGATCGTTTATGCCCTGGAAACGACGCAGCAAAGAGCCCTGGAAGCCCAGTTCGCGCAAAGCCAGAAGATGCAGGCGATCGGTCAGCTGGCCGGCGGTGTCGCGCATGATTTCAACAACGTGCTGACGGCCATTATCGGTTTCTCCGACCTTCTTCTGGCCAGCCACCGGCCTACCGATCCGTCCTTCCAGGACATCATGAACATCAAGCAGAACGCGAACCGTGCCGCCGGGCTCGTGCGGCAGCTGCTCGCCTTCTCGCGCCGCCAGACACTGCGGCCGCAACAGCTTGAGCTGAACGATGTTCTGGCGGATCTGTCGATTCTGCTGGATCGCCTGCTTGGCGAGAAAGTCGAGCTGAAGGTGGTTCACGGCCGCGATCTGTGGCCGGTCATGGCGGACCTCAACCAGCTTGAGCAGGTCATCGTCAATCTGGCGGTGAATGCGGGCGACGCGATGGCAGAGGGCGGACGGCTGACCATCCGCACCAGCAACGTCGAGGAAGCGCAGTCCACCCAGTTCGAGAACACGCGGGGCATGCCGCCCGGCGAGTACACGCTGGTCGAAGTGGAGGACACAGGCCACGGGATGCCGCCGGAAATCATGGAGAAGATCTTCGATCCGTTCTTTTCCACCAAGGAAGTCGGCAAGGGAACCGGCCTCGGCCTGTCGACGGTCTACGGCATTGTCAAACAGACCGGCGGCTTCATTTTCTGCACGTCCGAAGTCGATGCCGGTACGACCTTCCGTCTGTTCCTGCCGCGGCACATTCCCGACATTGTCGATGAGCCCAAGCCCGAACCCAAGGAAACTGAACCGGAAAAGGTCGCCGATCTCACCGGATCGGCCACGATCCTGCTCGTGGAGGACGAAGAAGCGGTGCGTGCCTTTGCCGCCCGTGCGCTGGCCTCACGAGGCTATACGGTTCACGAAGCAGGCTCGGGCAACGAAGCGCTTGAGGTGATGGAAGAGGCCGGAGGTGAAATCGACCTGGTCGTGTCCGATGTGGTCATGCCGGAAATGGATGGCCCGACGCTCCTGGTGGAGCTTCGCAAGACCCAGCCGGATCTGAAAATCATATTCGTGTCCGGATATGCCGAAGACGCCTTCGAAGAGAACCTGCCCGAGGGCGAACAGTTCTTCTTCCTGCCGAAACCGTTCACGCTGAAGCAGCTGGCGACGACTGTGAAGGACGTCCTGAACGGATAG